Part of the Lolium rigidum isolate FL_2022 chromosome 6, APGP_CSIRO_Lrig_0.1, whole genome shotgun sequence genome, TTCTCCTTTTGGCTAAATCGAAATGCAAACGATGGGGAGGGAGGTGAAATCGTTTTCGGAGGTGATGACCCAAAACATTACAAAGGCAGTCATACATACACCCGAGTAACCCGGAAAGCATTTTGGCAGGTAGCAATTGTAGTGTCACTATCTATACATCAGAGTATGTGTAGCATGGTTCTGACTCTATTGTGTTTCTTCTGTTTGTATGTACTATTGGCACCTGTAGTTTGAAATGGGGGACTTTCTTATTGGTGGGAGGAGCACTGGTAATGTACTATGCCTATTTCTTGCTTTAACAGGCAAGTCTACTAGTTGCAACATTTCCCTTCCCTGACCTATGATCTTTAATGTATGTCGTAACAGGAATTTGTGTGGATGGTTGTGCGGCAATAGCACACTCGGGAATTTCGTTGGTTGCTGGTCCAATAGTAAGCAATCCATACCCCTCGGcacaaatttatctaaatttccatgtttgtatATGGAAAATGTTCACTTTTGTACAGTCAACTATTGCCAAAGTTTAATTGTATCCTCAATAACAAAAACAGACATTATATGTCCCCCGACCGGCAAAACCACCTAGAGTTGATATCTTGTATCACTAAAGTAGTTTTGACGATGACATGTTGTCATGGCGACGGTTTCATGTGGCTGCCAATCATCACAAAAATTGGGGACAAACTGGAAATTCTGATAGACTTGAAAAAATGCATTATAAGATCAATCCTTGAAACAAAGACTCTTTATATTCAATGAATTTTGGGTTTTTTCTCCAAAGTTTTGAATGTTATGCACTTTAAAATCCTAATATCTTTTACAAAAATTTCCCTTTTTCCCCCATATTTTTCAATTTGTTGCTAATAATGCTGCCGATTTTTTCTCCATTGTTTAGTGTGCCATTGCCCAGATCCATGAACAGATTGGAGCTACAGGAGTGGCTAACAAAGAGTGCAAGCAAGTCGTCACTGGATATGGGGAAGAAATGATGGAATTGCTGAAAACTAAGGTTTGATGACCTCTCTTTTTGCTACTGCCTATATTTATCGCTTTGTAAGAACCTTTTTCTGTCCAGTTTTGTCAATTCAACGCTTCTGGTTAACTGCAGACACCACCAGCACAAGTATGTTCGAGGATTGGACTCTGTGCATCTGATAGAACTCGTGGAGCTAGGTGTGTGCAATGAACGAGGAAGCTTGCTTGTCTCACTGAGGCTCTGAAGTTTATCATGAATTTCCAACAAACCCTCCCGTTTCTGTTCTTATTTTAGATTTCCCCCATAACCTCACATGCTTCATCTGCATTCGCGCAGTGCTGGTATCGAGAGTGTAGCGGGAGAGGCAGGAACATCATCTGTAGATGGCATGTCTGACGCTTTATGTAACTCATGCGAGATGGCACTTACCTGGATGCAGAGCGAGTTCGTTCAGAACCGCACCAAGGAGGGCACGCTCGAGTATGTCAATCGGGTGAGGCTAGCTTGATATCCGAATCAGTCAGCATTTCGATATGTGCATACATCAAACTAATCTTACTAGTTTGCTGGTTTAAACAACAGCTCTGCCACCATATGCCAAGTCCAGTCGGATCATATGTGGACTGTAGACGCATCGATTCCTTGCCAAGTATCTCATTCAGCATAGGTGGACGCATATTCGAGCTCCAGCCAGAGCAGGTATTTCATTTACTCTAGAGAATTTATACCATGACATACTTTTTTCTCTTTTTGCTTTACTACTTCTGGACCTTATAGAAAATTAGAAATCCTAACATTAGCACCGGCAGCACTACTCAAGTATAAATTATTGTAAGTATAAACTTACAGTATCTGGAGTGCAACCATGATGTTTTCACCTAATTTCAACCATTTTTCCTGCCGAGCAGTATATTCTCAAGGTTGGCGAAGGATTTCTGACTCGGTGTATCAGCGGATTCACAGCCTTGGAAATACCCCCTCCAATAGGCCCTTTCTGGTAAGAGGGACAAAGATTACCTGAAGAACACTTCTTTCACCGCTGCTGCTGATTAATTCTCTTCAGTTTGCTCCCGTGAGACACCACCAGCTCTCTGAATTTCAACCATCGATTGGATTGCTCTCTTAATTTCATGCAGGATACTAGGCGAGGTCTTCATGGGAGCGTACCACACCATCTTTGACTACGGCAAGATGAAGGTTGGCTTCGCAGATTCAGCATGACAGAAGCATTTCACTGCTATAAGACTGTATTTGACTGAGCAAAACATGGTCGTCCCTAAGTACATGGGAAGTTGCTTCAAGTTTTATTTACTGTTACATATAGTTGTAAAGCTGAAACTCAGTTTACCGTCTTAGTTCTGGTCATGTATAATAACTGGGTGATGGAAACACCAAGATGCACCAAGTTCATGTTTTAGTTTTCTTTGGCTGGCACCAAGAAAGAATGGCAACATGTTTTTGTCGTCAAATACCAAAAGCTCTTCATACCCCGAGAGGAAAGGCTCTACTCGCTTCACtgtcatcatgcaagagaaggagTAGCGGTGTTCCAAAAGCGAAGCGCATGGCCACACATTATAGAAGTGGTGCTCCAAAAGCTATTCCTCGTTGCTATATATAATCCACATCCTACTTAAACTAAATCTTTGAGGCATAAACAGTTCTCCCTGTGTTTTCGATGGGGTCCATTCTTGAGTTATTAAAGCCATGATAAGCATATAATTCTTGCCACAAATTTTCTTGGCCGACTATATATGTCTCTGCCACACGGAAAGAATATAATGTCATGGATAATGGACTTGGGTGGGTGTTATAAATTAGTTAACCATGGTGACTTTCACCCTAGTTGACATTATTCTCATTTCTCGGTAGTGGAGACTTGGGTGTAACAAAGGGAAAGGAATGTCATATATTTAAATTGAGCTGAAACCTTCGAAAAGCTTTTCATTGATCCGGCAGGCATTTGCTAAATCAGCTTGTTCCGAGCGTGGGCCATGGAGGCGACTGATGAGAACACTATGATGCATGTAGATGCTACGATGTGTGATGATTACAGATCGCGTATAACCGGAAGTACTGAATTTGAGTGCGGCACCATATAGATAACCTGTAAAAAATTAAAAAGCCTAGTCTTGTTAAAAAAATGGATTATTTCTACTGTTTCATCTCGATAAACACAAAGCTGGAACACCTAGCGAATTTTAGTGTCAAATATGTTATCGATTTTATTTAACCAATTCCGAAACTTATTGGTAATATTTGTACTGGAAATGCTCTTGCTTATGTTGTCGTGCGTATGTGATTGCTTCAGGGATCTAGGAGGGATCGAACTTATGTGTTGTGTGGGTTAGCGAATACCTTTTTTTGGTCGAGAAAATGTCTGGCTGACGTTCATGGATTTATTTATAACTCCGAGTCTCAGACCTTGCGTTTAGAAATATTAATTGGtgaagggatattgaaaatatgcCATTACAGATGAGCAAAAAAGATACTGTACGTATTAGATAAACAAATGCTCAATAGTCTTCTTAGAGTCACAAAACAACATTGTTTACATTCATCCAATTTCTTTTAACTAGAGAGAATCCTTAGTCAGGGTGACTTTTCTATAGAGAAATCACATATAAACTTATGATTTATTCGAAATGggtgaaatatcgccccagcttctgcatccaaaggatgcacacggcttttcttATTTGATTATTCACAataccttacaagagcaatacaaaagatcaaactcgaagccaccgcgCTAAACCTATAGAGGGAtaaagggggtgacaattcaccaactcatatcatccaaaaaccaaatgccttcctaggacgcccaatagcagatgagaagcacatccagtcaaccagactctcagcatacgccaacgcacacgccatagaagttgctaccaccatcttcctcgactccatcttcaagagagatcatcgcattgaccatgccagacctgccatcgatgccgccacggtgCCAGAAGACTCCACCATCCTACGcatgtccatcacactgcatccgtcccgagacaccactgcaccatgccgtgGCGACCTGACGACaccgacacagcaaaagcacaccgctccacctcaacaccaccgccatccgttgtctgctccaaaaacgatacccccaacaggaagaacggcgttgcgcgccaccatcgtccgatccgggagacccgggtctagggtttcccctggagcagcccaggcgaagaacgcAGACTGCAAAGAAAATGCCTTCAACAAGCATGTACGAAGGATCAAGCATAACCATTCGTGAGGCTGCATacatagattttttttaaaaaaaaaaggttgtcaaaacatatataaatgagATCTAGTTTCAAGATCTCATCCCGAGAGGAACGGTGAAGATGGATCGCAATTCCGACAAACAACCGTGTGCCTTTCTACTTTTAGGTCAGTGCTCGGTTGAACTAACTAACACCCGAGTGCTCCCTAGGCGCATCGTATCTAGATTGAGTTGAAAGCTTTGAAAAACTTTTTCATTGATCCAATGGGCATTTTCTGAATCAGGTCTGCTCCTAGGATGGGCAATGGAGGCAGCTAACAAAAAAATGATGCATGTAAATGTTTCGACATGTGATGATTACATATCGAACCTAAGTACTGAGTTTTATAGGTTTCAAGATAGGTGATAATTCAGGGAAATTTAGTTCAAAGTATTTAAATAAAAAATTCTTGATTAAATCCTATTGGAAATTGGAATTTTTCTTATGGTTGTTTGATTTTCATAGGATTATTTTCTAAGTAATCCTTTGCACCAGATTTTATAGAAAATCTAGCATCCACCCATACCTCTATTTCAGATCAATTTTTTATTTTCCTATGGTGAAGTTAAAATTTTCGTGAAAAAATCTGTTCTATTAATAATAATCAATAGCGGTACAAAGAGctttaaaagtaaaaaaaaatacaaataaattcTTAGACCACCTAGCGTGGACTACAGTGCTAGAGCGAGCCGAAgacgcgccgccgtcctcgcccgtcTCTAATCGAAGTACGACAAACCTTATCTTAGTAGAGCTGATTGTTGTAAACAGACCAAAAATCATTATGCTAAGTCCCTAAAAATAAGCTCACTAGAGGAGCAACCATCCTAAAAAAAAGTAATTTATATAAATTTTCTATAGAAATAAAGTTGGCATACCATTGCAATCCTACTTTATTTTTTATGTGAATCAATTAGCTAAGGTGAAGGACGTGCAGGTTGTTGAGCAATGTCGGTGTGTGGCGGGAAGAAGTCAATCCGCATGATCGCATATCCGTGTATGTCAAATGGATGGAGTTTTTTTGTTGTTGCGAAACACAGTAAAattaaagacgctcatacatacacgCACACACTCACTTCTATAAACGCACACGCGCAtaccctacctctatgagcagcTTTAAGAGAGTACGTCGAAGAACTGATTCAACGGGTCTTGAACTTATCGGAGTCACTGCAGACACTTTGCTGtcaacgggaacgtcgcctcccagtcAAGAATTTTTcatctttatgagacaccaaagtatcAAATCTGGAATTTAAATTCTGCTAGGCTAGAGGTGTCACTGCTCTCCTAACCATCCAATCACAGGTtgattctctcaaatagatggagCTGAATTTCCTTCTTTAAGGCCAACTCGAGCGGCTCGACAAAACGAATATTTTATGTTCATTTTGGTTGCACAGATAAACATAGATCTGGCTCAGCTAAGCGATCGGACGCATACTGATTAGCTTGTCTGTGTATCAAATGTGAGGCAGGTTTGACGGGCATTGTCCGCGCCTCCCTCTGGCCGAATATGGCCTGGATGACACTTCTTTCCTTTCTAGATTAATGCATGGTTTATTATTGGCCACATAAGAGTATCTCCACCGGTGCGACCCACACCGCCCATAATAGTGATGGAGCTTGCTTCGATGCCACCCCTTACCAACACTTAAAGGTGTA contains:
- the LOC124663503 gene encoding phytepsin-like, giving the protein MGRRRTCGICIILCIISVSTMLVSAGDDGLFRIALKKRPVPKGLYGELWPKSTSENEATLGYASVRLNGAAGRKVDPVREAVNQVRVNEQRMFVEVAAAEQRRKSYRSRRWAREDHSLRDGQQAVIELKNYANVQYVGQIGVGNPPQNFTVVFDTGSSNLWVPSADCYFSLACYFHPRYVSGRSSAYKENGTPVALHYGPAGAIFGFYSEDEVTVGGLVVKNQEFIEATYEHGFTFLAAKFDGILGLGFKEISVEGSVPVWYNMVSQGLVKNPTFSFWLNRNANDGEGGEIVFGGDDPKHYKGSHTYTRVTRKAFWQFEMGDFLIGGRSTGICVDGCAAIAHSGISLVAGPICAIAQIHEQIGATGVANKECKQVVTGYGEEMMELLKTKTPPAQVCSRIGLCASDRTRGASAGIESVAGEAGTSSVDGMSDALCNSCEMALTWMQSEFVQNRTKEGTLEYVNRLCHHMPSPVGSYVDCRRIDSLPSISFSIGGRIFELQPEQYILKVGEGFLTRCISGFTALEIPPPIGPFWILGEVFMGAYHTIFDYGKMKVGFADSA